One segment of Ricinus communis isolate WT05 ecotype wild-type chromosome 8, ASM1957865v1, whole genome shotgun sequence DNA contains the following:
- the LOC8281444 gene encoding protein EXORDIUM-like 5, whose product MSQPPHFFLSLLGFFMLFSNTYVYASTTSSPQIQTLNTKPEYINPKLPPRTLSTSKKFEGSSDLVQLRYHMGPVLSSTPINIYLIWYGRWTNSQKLLIKDFINSISPTATAAKPSVSEWWQTVSLYTDQTGANVSRSVLIAGEYTDASYSHGNHLTRLSIQQVIATAVKSAPFPVDHKNGIYLILTAQDVTVQDFCRAVCGFHYFTFPSMVGYTLPYAWVGNSGKQCPEVCAYPFAIPGYMGGGGPGTLKPPNRDVGVDGMISVIGHELAELSSNPLVNAWYAGEDPTAPTEIGDLCEGLYGTGGGGGYIGQVMRDRQGRTFNMNGRRGRKFLVQWIWSPVLKACAGPNALD is encoded by the coding sequence ATGTCACAGCCCCCCCATTTCTTCCTGTCATTGCTCGGGTTCTTTATGTTATTTAGTAACACATATGTCTATGCTTCCACTACTTCGAGTCCGCAAATTCAGACCTTAAATACTAAACCGGAGTACATCAACCCAAAACTTCCTCCAAGAACCCTCTCCACGTCTAAAAAATTTGAAGGGTCTTCAGACTTAGTCCAGCTCCGCTACCATATGGGTCCAGTCCTCTCCTCTACCCCCATTAACATCTACCTCATATGGTACGGACGTTGGACCAATTCCCAAAAACTCCTTATCAAGGACTTCATAAACTCCATCTCTCCCACTGCTACTGCTGCCAAGCCTTCCGTCTCCGAGTGGTGGCAAACTGTCTCTCTCTACACAGATCAAACCGGTGCCAATGTCTCTCGTTCTGTCCTCATTGCGGGCGAATATACAGACGCATCCTACTCTCATGGTAACCATCTGACCCGTCTATCCATCCAGCAAGTCATAGCCACAGCCGTGAAATCAGCTCCTTTCCCAGTAGATCACAAGAACGGGATCTACCTGATCCTGACAGCACAAGATGTGACCGTACAGGACTTTTGTCGAGCAGTTTGTGGGTTCCATTACTTCACATTCCCATCAATGGTAGGGTATACATTACCATACGCATGGGTAGGGAACTCGGGGAAACAATGCCCTGAAGTATGCGCGTACCCATTTGCCATCCCGGGTTACATGGGAGGAGGTGGGCCCGGAACGTTGAAGCCGCCGAATAGGGACGTGGGTGTGGACGGAATGATCAGTGTGATAGGACATGAGCTGGCAGAGCTGTCTTCAAACCCATTAGTGAATGCCTGGTACGCGGGAGAGGACCCAACAGCACCAACTGAGATCGGAGATTTATGTGAAGGATTGTATGGGACAGGAGGTGGTGGTGGGTACATTGGGCAGGTAATGAGAGATAGGCAAGGGAGGACTTTTAACATGAATGGAAGGAGAGGTAGAAAGTTTTTGGTGCAGTGGATTTGGAGCCCTGTGCTGAAAGCATGTGCTGGCCCTAATGCTCTTGATTAA